In one Saimiri boliviensis isolate mSaiBol1 chromosome 3, mSaiBol1.pri, whole genome shotgun sequence genomic region, the following are encoded:
- the LOC104651309 gene encoding actin-like protein 8: SGYGLTRVQPFHQGRPLPYSGKTLEFAGQDLSAYLLKSLFKEDCDRRSVFQLETVAVTQMSKCYVPQTLGEALDFRESQQSGLNKSNTYQLPDGSRVELTPMQHVAPEMFFSPQMFKQPGNSIPQAILESVESCEISLRPLLASHVMVCGGNTLYPGFATRLFRELMWDHFSSVRATVWAGSNRNFSVWLGASVVAHLSTYQSEWMSREEYGERMRV; the protein is encoded by the coding sequence TCTGGCTACGGCCTGACCCGCGTGCAGCCTTTCCACCAGGGCCGCCCCTTGCCGTACAGCGGCAAGACGCTGGAGTTCGCCGGCCAGGATCTCTCTGCTTACCTCCTGAAAAGCCTCTTTAAGGAAGATTGCGATAGACGCAGCGTGTTTCAGCTGGAGACGGTCGCCGTGACTCAGATGAGCAAGTGCTACGTGCCGCAGACTCTGGGGGAGGCCCTGGACTTTCGTGAGAGCCAGCAGAGTGGCTTGAATAAGAGCAACACCTATCAGCTCCCAGACGGCTCCCGCGTGGAGCTGACACCCATGCAGCACGTGGCTCCTGAGATGTTCTTCAGTCCGCAGATGTTCAAGCAGCCAGGGAACAGCATCCCACAGGCCATCCTGGAATCCGTAGAGTCCTGTGAGATCTCCCTGCGCCCCCTGCTGGCCTCCCACGTGATGGTCTGCGGGGGCAACACCCTTTATCCCGGGTTCGCAACACGCCTGTTCAGGGAGCTGATGTGGGATCATTTCTCCTCCGTCAGAGCCACGGTCTGGGCGGGTTCCAATAGAAACTTCAGTGTCTGGCTAGGAGCGTCCGTGGTGGCTCACCTTTCTACCTACCAGTCTGAGTGGATGTCCCGAGAGGAGTATGGTGAGCGTATGAGGGTGTGA